From one Sparus aurata chromosome 16, fSpaAur1.1, whole genome shotgun sequence genomic stretch:
- the clec14a gene encoding C-type lectin domain family 14 member A, producing MASWFCWIWTVLVLFTNTSSEPASLPRYTLHDTKVSFDRAMEICYPGVLTTITTEQEAAKILQVVSRSSHSENQSTFWVGLRKTKKECVVPTLPLRGFKWTEDGSEETQVSRWTEEPEPTCTNARCAALRVESGGLTETKWGLIPISCKNQNQFICKLTDRPTGATLKPAAPEPKRDPATPEPETAPSALPSPEPDPVTAEPHKPGPKTATQRPEPTGPELQEPEPDPGSVPELKSDSCEKPRVDGARSLTLANSSRIKLECWSSALVDLHCSGRPAVWRMTDNSPANLTTICQLCGPCRHTCVTVEGSYRCICTDKDGKHHDADSPECVSPTDSSLLLWVLVAVAAVVLVLVVVVAVTVKCCLMRRSKKRAMKKAEKMAMKSKGGKDSFETANEKAGR from the coding sequence ATGGCGTCCTGGTTCTGCTGGATCTGGACAGTTCTCGTCCTGTTCACAAACACCTCGTCTGAGCCGGCGTCTCTGCCACGCTACACCCTCCATGACACCAAGGTCAGCTTCGACCGCGCCATGGAGATCTGCTACCCTGGAGTcctcaccaccatcaccaccgaGCAGGAGGCCGCCAAGATCCTCCAGGTCGTGTCCAGGTCATCTCACAGTGAGAATCAGTCCACCTTCTGGGTCGGACTGAGGAAGACCAAGAAAGAGTGTGTGGTTCCTACGCTGCCACTGAGAGGCTTCAAGTGGACCGAGGACGGCAGCGAGGAAACGCAGGTGAGCCGTTGGACCGAGGAGCCCGAACCCACCTGCACCAACGCACGCTGTGCCGCGCTGAGGGTGGAGTCTGGCGGGTTGACAGAGACCAAGTGGGGTCTGATCCCTATCAGCTGTAAGAACCAGAACCAGTTCATCTGTAAGCTGACAGATAGACCAACAGGAGCGACACTGAAACCTGCTGCACCAGAACCAAAACGTGACCCAGCTACACCTGAACCAGAAACTGCTCCATCAGCTCTACCTTCACCAGAACCAGACCCTGTTACAGCGGAACCACATAAACCTGGCCCAAAAACTGCTACACAGAGACCAGAACCAACTGGACCTGAGCTGCAGGAACCTGAGCCTGATCCTGGTTCTGTCCCAGAGCTGAAGTCTGACTCTTGTGAGAAACCCAGGGTGGATGGAGCACGCTCCCTGACTCTGGCCAACAGCAGTAGGATCAAGTTGGAGTGCTGGTCCTCGGCTCTGGTGGATCTCCACTGTTCGGGCCGTCCTGCCGTGTGGCGTATGACAGACAACTCGCCCGCCAACCTCACCACCATCTGCCAGCTGTGTGGCCCCTGCAGGCACACCTGTGTGACCGTGGAGGGTTCCTACAGGTGTATCTGCACCGACAAGGATGGGAAACACCACGACGCGGACTCGCCGGAGTGCGTGAGTCCGACAGACAGCAGCCTGCTGTTGTGGGTCCTTGTTGCCGTGGCAGcagtggtgctggtgctggtggtggttgTCGCGGTGACGGTAAAGTGCTGCCTGATGAGGCGGTCAAAGAAACGTGCCATGAAGAAGGCAGAGAAGATGGCGATGAAGAGCAAGGGTGGCAAGGACTCCTTCGAAACAGCCAATGAGAAGGCAGGGAGATGA